In a genomic window of Wyeomyia smithii strain HCP4-BCI-WySm-NY-G18 chromosome 1, ASM2978416v1, whole genome shotgun sequence:
- the LOC129728240 gene encoding 2,3-bisphosphoglycerate-dependent phosphoglycerate mutase-like isoform X2, with amino-acid sequence MAGKYSVVFVRHGESEWNKMNLFCGWHDVGLSEEGEWDALEVSAAALKRENITFDVAFTSCLRRANQTLEIILKELNLTHIPVHKLWRLNERHYGALTGFNKRQMADIYGEPQVQIWRRSFNVPPPPIESTNPYYGVIRNNPSLRHINEADFPQTETLETTMQRVVPEWTDTIIPEVRAGKKVLVVAHGTSLRGLVKHIQDADIMKFNLPNSIPFIFDFDESMKMIGGIRFLANENAVLKAMEKVASIGK; translated from the exons ATGGCTGGCAAATATAGTGTCGTTTTCGTGCGCCACGGCGAAAGTGAATGGAACAAGATGAATCTCTTCTGCGGCTGGCACGACGTGGGTCTCAGCGAGGAAG GCGAATGGGACGCGCTGGAAGTGTCCGCAGCGGCGCTCAAACGAGAAAACATCACCTTCGATGTGGCGTTCACTTCCTGCTTGCGGCGCGCCAACCAAACGTTGGAAATCATTCTGAAGGAGTTAAATCTTACGCACATCCCGGTTCACAAGCTGTGGCGATTGAATGAGCGGCACTACGGGGCCCTAACGGGATTCAACAAGCGTCAGATGGCTGATATTTACGGTGAACCTCAGGTGCAAATCTGGCGACGTAGCTTCAACGTTCCGCCTCCACCGATCGAATCGACCAATCCGTACTACGGTGTCATCCGGAACAATCCCAGTCTGCGGCACATTAACGAGGCTGACTTTCCCCAGACGGAAACGCTCGAAACCACGATGCAGCGGGTAGTGCCCGAGTGGACCGATACCATCATTCCTGAGGTGCGAGCGGGAAAGAAGGTACTGGTTGTGGCACACGGCACCAGTCTACGCGGATTGGTTAAACATATTCAAG ATGCGGACATTATGAAGTTCAACCTACCGAACAgtattccgttcattttcgacTTTGACGAGAGCATGAAGATGATCGGCGGCATCCGGTTTCTAGCCAACGAGAATGCTGTGCTGAAGGCGATGGAGAAGGTGGCTTCGATCGGAAAGTAA
- the LOC129728240 gene encoding 2,3-bisphosphoglycerate-dependent phosphoglycerate mutase-like isoform X1 encodes MAGKYSVVFVRHGESEWNKMNLFCGWHDVGLSEEGEWDALEVSAAALKRENITFDVAFTSCLRRANQTLEIILKELNLTHIPVHKLWRLNERHYGALTGFNKRQMADIYGEPQVQIWRRSFNVPPPPIESTNPYYGVIRNNPSLRHINEADFPQTETLETTMQRVVPEWTDTIIPEVRAGKKVLVVAHGTSLRGLVKHIQDISDADIMKFNLPNSIPFIFDFDESMKMIGGIRFLANENAVLKAMEKVASIGK; translated from the exons ATGGCTGGCAAATATAGTGTCGTTTTCGTGCGCCACGGCGAAAGTGAATGGAACAAGATGAATCTCTTCTGCGGCTGGCACGACGTGGGTCTCAGCGAGGAAG GCGAATGGGACGCGCTGGAAGTGTCCGCAGCGGCGCTCAAACGAGAAAACATCACCTTCGATGTGGCGTTCACTTCCTGCTTGCGGCGCGCCAACCAAACGTTGGAAATCATTCTGAAGGAGTTAAATCTTACGCACATCCCGGTTCACAAGCTGTGGCGATTGAATGAGCGGCACTACGGGGCCCTAACGGGATTCAACAAGCGTCAGATGGCTGATATTTACGGTGAACCTCAGGTGCAAATCTGGCGACGTAGCTTCAACGTTCCGCCTCCACCGATCGAATCGACCAATCCGTACTACGGTGTCATCCGGAACAATCCCAGTCTGCGGCACATTAACGAGGCTGACTTTCCCCAGACGGAAACGCTCGAAACCACGATGCAGCGGGTAGTGCCCGAGTGGACCGATACCATCATTCCTGAGGTGCGAGCGGGAAAGAAGGTACTGGTTGTGGCACACGGCACCAGTCTACGCGGATTGGTTAAACATATTCAAG ACATTTCAGATGCGGACATTATGAAGTTCAACCTACCGAACAgtattccgttcattttcgacTTTGACGAGAGCATGAAGATGATCGGCGGCATCCGGTTTCTAGCCAACGAGAATGCTGTGCTGAAGGCGATGGAGAAGGTGGCTTCGATCGGAAAGTAA